A single Malaclemys terrapin pileata isolate rMalTer1 chromosome 3, rMalTer1.hap1, whole genome shotgun sequence DNA region contains:
- the TAAR5 gene encoding trace amine-associated receptor 5: MNSVQKPGANEVVSTPLCYEVNGSCSRTLHSFGIQLAIYMACAMGMLLTVLGNLMVVIAVSHFNTLHTPTNFLLLSLALADLLLGITVLPFSTIRSVESCWYFGDDFCRLHTFLDTVFCLTSIFHLCFISIDRHYAICDPLLYPTKFTIRVACIYIVIGWGVPVIYTFVLLYTDAIEEGLGHFLQDMPCVGRCQLLFNKLWGWLNFPLFFFPCLIMITLYVKIFIVANRQVRQISSMNKSAGSGLHLGASKRERKAAKTLGIAVGIYLLCWLPFTIDTLVDCLLNFITPPVLFDILIWFAYFNSACNPLIYVFSYRWFRKAVKLILTRNMFGSGTSTVDLYQE, translated from the coding sequence ATGAACTCTGTCCAGAAGCCCGGTGCTAATGAAGTGGTGTCCACTCCACTGTGCTATGAAGTGAATGGTTCCTGCTCCAGAACGCTTCATTCCTTTGGCATCCAGCTGGCCATCTACATGGCCTGTGCCATGGGCATGCTGCTCACAGTACTGGGGAACCTGATGGTGGTGATTGCAGTCTCCCACTTCAATACCCTACATACCCCCACCAACTTCTTACTACTCTCCCTGGCCCTTGCAGATCTCCTCCTGGGGATAACGGTGCTGCCCTTCAGCACTATCCGATCTGTGGAGAGCTGCTGGTATTTTGGAGATGACTTTTGTAGGCTGCATACCTTTCTGGACACTGTCTTTTGTTTGACCTCCATATTTCATCTGTGTTTTATTTCCATTGATCGTCACTATGCTATCTGTGATCCTTTGCTCTACCCCACTAAGTTTACTATAAGAGTGGCATGCATATATATAGTGATAGGGTGGGGGGTACCCGTGATTTATACTTTTGTCTTGCTCTATACCGATGCAATTGAAGAAGGGTTGGGCCATTTCTTACAAGACATGCCCTGTGTTGGTAGATGTCAGCTGCTGTTCAACAAACTTTGGGGCTGGTTGAACTTCCCTCTCTTTTTCTTCCCTTGCCTCATAATGATAACTTTGTATGTGAAAATATTTATTGTGGCAAACAGACAAGTTAGACAGATAAGCAGCATGAACAAGAGTGCTGGATCTGGGCTACACTTAGGAGCATCAAAGAGGGAAAGAAAGGCAGCTAAAACACTCGGTATAGCTGTAGGAATCTACCtcctgtgctggctgccctttaCTATAGACACTCTGGTAGACTGTCTTCTAAATTTCATTACCCCACCGGTTCTCTTTGATATCCTAATCTGGTTTGCTTACTTTAATTCAGCCTGCAATCCCTTGATTTATGTGTTTTCCTACCGTTGGTTCAGGAAGGCAGTGAAACTAATTTTAACTCGCAACATGTTTGGTTCCGGGACATCTACCGTAGACTTGTACCAGGAATGA